In Vibrio sp. 10N, the following proteins share a genomic window:
- the fliD gene encoding flagellar filament capping protein FliD yields MGPIGMSSGMDINSMVSKIVDAERIPKQQRIDFERAKIDTSISAYGRLRESLDTMKNLMANFRQEKAFALRSVNSTEENIVTATATTDAIAGKYAVDVLQLAQSHKIASDVIPDDTRFGPGKLQISLGDEQFDLSLRKNSRLTDVVRAINGASDNPGVRASIIKDRNGPRLIVASDQSGAEKALTIGVEAEPGNDLFRFEYKTIEQRVRDLEQAQAEALSVLGLPPQDGDEANQAQAVGEGQETEQSGEETVDGQIVDGKAVEDAKSAEQAAQEGETSPENAQEANSGRPEDTIPGWTETASGTLMDSYQAPEPELDEKALEKSKQVPGWSNTASGTLTDSYVTPEEAQAKLEQELEAEKAAIAKAVADGEMTEEEAKKLEREKLSPEERERLEKVEAIQSELAEAQRSMQIYMGMSEVQSAQDSVVLLDGVAELSSHNNVIEDAIEGVDLTLKGTTKPGERAAEIGVEYDRDSVRADIEQFVNAYNQFYQVSQDLSKVDPTTGRAGPLAGDSIVRSADSRLKSVFSSSVEGAPKDLQSLTEFGITTTREGRLEINYQMLDKQLNNNFGKLGDFFGGNNGFAKKVEDAIHSMTGMTGSIRTREKSLSEQNYRLNDDQASLDRRMQGIEKRTQDKFAAMQDATGKMQAQLAGMMNALS; encoded by the coding sequence ATGGGCCCGATAGGGATGTCATCTGGCATGGATATCAATTCCATGGTGAGCAAAATCGTCGATGCGGAGCGCATACCAAAGCAGCAACGTATTGATTTTGAACGCGCAAAAATTGATACCAGTATCAGTGCCTATGGACGGCTCCGTGAATCACTCGATACGATGAAAAACCTGATGGCAAATTTTCGTCAGGAAAAAGCGTTTGCCCTGCGCAGCGTAAATAGTACTGAAGAAAATATTGTCACAGCCACAGCGACCACAGATGCGATCGCTGGCAAATATGCTGTCGATGTCTTGCAGCTTGCACAAAGCCACAAAATTGCCTCGGACGTCATCCCTGATGACACGCGATTTGGCCCGGGTAAGCTGCAAATTTCTCTTGGCGACGAGCAGTTCGATTTATCCCTTCGTAAGAATTCCAGACTCACCGACGTGGTGAGAGCCATCAATGGTGCCAGTGATAACCCCGGCGTGAGAGCGTCCATCATCAAAGACCGTAATGGCCCAAGGCTCATTGTTGCTTCTGATCAATCTGGTGCTGAAAAAGCGCTAACGATTGGCGTTGAAGCAGAGCCTGGCAATGACTTGTTTCGTTTTGAGTACAAAACCATAGAGCAGCGTGTGCGCGATCTCGAACAAGCGCAAGCAGAAGCGCTGAGCGTATTAGGTTTGCCACCACAAGACGGTGATGAGGCCAATCAAGCGCAAGCGGTTGGTGAAGGGCAAGAAACTGAGCAATCTGGCGAAGAAACCGTTGATGGCCAAATCGTTGATGGGAAGGCAGTTGAAGACGCGAAAAGTGCCGAGCAAGCCGCGCAAGAAGGCGAAACGAGTCCCGAAAACGCTCAGGAGGCAAATTCTGGCCGCCCTGAAGATACCATTCCTGGCTGGACCGAAACGGCCTCTGGCACTCTAATGGATTCCTACCAAGCTCCAGAGCCTGAGCTTGATGAAAAAGCGCTTGAAAAGTCCAAACAAGTACCGGGTTGGTCGAATACTGCCTCCGGTACCTTAACCGACTCTTATGTCACTCCTGAAGAAGCGCAAGCCAAACTCGAACAAGAGCTCGAAGCTGAGAAAGCAGCCATTGCCAAGGCGGTGGCCGATGGCGAAATGACCGAGGAAGAAGCCAAAAAACTTGAGCGTGAAAAACTGTCGCCAGAAGAGCGTGAACGGTTAGAAAAAGTTGAGGCTATCCAGTCAGAACTTGCTGAAGCTCAGCGTTCGATGCAAATTTACATGGGGATGTCTGAAGTTCAATCGGCGCAAGACTCGGTTGTCCTTCTCGATGGTGTTGCCGAGCTCTCAAGCCACAACAATGTGATAGAAGATGCCATTGAAGGTGTCGATCTTACCTTAAAAGGCACCACTAAGCCTGGCGAACGTGCCGCAGAGATTGGCGTTGAGTACGACAGAGACAGCGTACGTGCTGATATTGAACAGTTCGTCAATGCTTACAACCAGTTCTACCAAGTTTCGCAAGACTTATCCAAGGTTGACCCGACAACAGGGCGAGCAGGACCGCTGGCCGGCGATAGTATCGTGCGCAGTGCCGACTCACGGCTAAAAAGTGTGTTTTCAAGCAGTGTCGAAGGGGCGCCGAAAGATCTTCAGTCACTGACTGAGTTTGGCATTACCACCACACGGGAAGGGCGCCTTGAAATCAACTATCAGATGCTTGATAAACAGCTCAATAACAACTTTGGTAAATTGGGCGACTTTTTCGGTGGCAATAATGGTTTTGCCAAAAAAGTCGAAGATGCGATTCATAGTATGACGGGAATGACGGGCTCGATTCGCACCCGAGAAAAGAGCTTGTCGGAGCAAAACTATCGCCTCAATGATGACCAAGCGTCGCTAGATAGGCGTATGCAAGGTATTGAAAAGCGTACCCAGGACAAGTTTGCAGCGATGCAAGATGCGACGGGTAAGATGCAAGCTCAGCTCGCGGGCATGATGAATGCCTTATCATGA
- a CDS encoding flagellar protein FlaG, translating to MDISSYASNLQPFASSSGTELASKNTKDAASQQVTTENKEKSQSVDEVNKTETPELTNKKATEVIQRIANERQQLNDAEREKMVERLDKFLSDMNTGLSFRVDEESGRNIFTVYAKETGDVIRQFPDEELLDVLRRIEQHGSLTIDMLV from the coding sequence ATGGACATTTCATCCTACGCATCGAACCTTCAGCCTTTTGCCTCATCGAGTGGCACAGAACTTGCTTCAAAAAATACTAAAGATGCCGCCTCGCAACAGGTAACGACCGAGAATAAAGAGAAATCTCAGTCGGTTGACGAGGTCAATAAAACCGAGACGCCGGAGCTGACTAACAAGAAAGCCACCGAAGTCATTCAACGCATTGCCAATGAGCGACAGCAACTTAATGATGCTGAACGCGAGAAAATGGTCGAGCGACTGGATAAGTTTTTGAGCGACATGAATACGGGATTATCGTTTCGTGTCGACGAAGAATCTGGCCGCAACATTTTCACTGTGTATGCCAAGGAAACCGGGGATGTGATCCGCCAGTTTCCGGATGAAGAACTGCTCGACGTTTTACGCCGCATCGAACAGCATGGCTCGTTAACCATAGACATGCTGGTGTAA
- a CDS encoding flagellin translates to MAINVNTNVSAMTAQRYLNTAAEGTQKSMERLSSGYKINSAKDDAAGLQISNRLTSQSRGLDMAVKNANDGISIAQTAEGAMNETTNILQRMRDLSLQSANGSNSKSERVAIQEEVTALNDELNRIAETTSFGGNRLLNGTYGTQSFQIGADSGEAVMLSMGNLRSDTAEMGGKSYGSTVSADADWAVGAGANLTMSYTDKQGEAQTLDIQAKEGDDIEQLATYINGQSEDVKASVGDDGKLQLYASTQKVTGDVTFGGSLASDLSIGAGQDVTVKDIDVTSVAGAQEAVAVLDGALKSVDSQRAELGAFQNRFNHAINNLSNINENVNASNSRIKDTDYAKETTSMTKNQILQQASTSILAQAKQSPSAALSLLG, encoded by the coding sequence ATGGCAATTAATGTAAACACTAACGTGTCTGCAATGACCGCCCAGCGCTACCTAAATACCGCTGCGGAAGGTACACAAAAATCAATGGAGCGTTTGTCTTCTGGCTATAAAATCAACAGCGCAAAAGACGACGCTGCGGGTCTACAGATTTCTAACCGTTTGACGTCACAAAGCCGCGGCCTAGACATGGCGGTGAAAAACGCGAACGATGGTATTTCTATCGCGCAAACAGCAGAAGGTGCGATGAATGAGACCACCAACATCCTGCAACGTATGCGTGACCTATCGCTTCAATCGGCTAACGGTTCAAACTCAAAGTCAGAGCGTGTTGCTATTCAAGAAGAAGTGACAGCGCTTAATGACGAACTAAACCGTATCGCAGAAACCACCTCTTTCGGTGGTAACCGTCTTCTTAACGGTACTTACGGCACACAATCTTTCCAAATCGGTGCGGACTCTGGTGAAGCAGTTATGCTTTCTATGGGTAACCTACGTTCTGATACTGCAGAAATGGGTGGTAAGAGCTACGGTTCAACCGTCAGCGCAGACGCAGACTGGGCTGTTGGTGCAGGCGCTAACCTGACCATGTCGTACACCGACAAACAAGGTGAGGCTCAAACTCTAGATATCCAAGCTAAAGAAGGCGACGACATCGAGCAGCTAGCCACGTACATCAATGGTCAAAGTGAAGATGTGAAAGCGTCTGTTGGCGATGATGGCAAACTGCAGCTTTACGCTTCAACGCAAAAAGTAACGGGCGATGTGACGTTTGGTGGTTCTCTAGCTTCTGATCTTAGCATCGGCGCGGGTCAAGATGTGACAGTGAAAGATATCGATGTGACATCGGTAGCTGGCGCTCAAGAAGCCGTTGCAGTGCTTGACGGCGCTCTTAAGAGTGTTGACTCTCAACGTGCTGAACTTGGTGCTTTCCAAAACCGTTTCAACCACGCTATCAACAACCTAAGCAACATCAACGAGAACGTGAATGCGTCTAACAGCCGCATTAAAGACACGGACTACGCAAAAGAGACGACATCTATGACTAAGAATCAAATCTTGCAACAAGCAAGTACCTCGATTCTTGCTCAAGCGAAACAGTCTCCATCGGCAGCACTTAGCCTACTAGGCTAA
- a CDS encoding IS4 family transposase — protein sequence MHVSQALDIINNYKPNQVETLADLLPIELIKEAYELTDTVTLRKRKLTLESMAWLLVGMAIYNDKSMADIVNMLDIVDRSGKPFVAPSALTQRRKSLGESAAKALFECTQSHWFAHANLPNWNGLTLLGVDGVLWRTEDTEDNASAFAKPTNRDGIETQYPQVRMVCQMELSSHLITGSAFDCYSVNEMKLAEQLIETTPDNSLTLFDKGFYSLGLLDAWSSQGLNRHWLIPMKKGLNYEVVQSLGRQDKLIKLKSNPQARKKWPKLGQEVVVRLITRVKDGKQYDVLTSMLDPMLYPKADIVGLYGYRWEIELGYREQKQYMLGNRLTLRSRLPELVKQELWGILLTYNLVRYQMVQMCNTLNGDYLPYQLSFNGALAHIMRLIVGLPYSSPGAIPRQLQNFYSMSESLILEPRRERSFPRVVKKKPSRYPRKNNAAHLK from the coding sequence ATGCACGTTTCTCAAGCCCTCGACATCATCAACAACTACAAACCAAATCAAGTTGAAACTCTCGCAGACCTCTTACCTATTGAACTCATCAAAGAAGCCTATGAACTGACAGATACTGTCACCCTTAGAAAACGAAAACTGACTTTGGAATCGATGGCATGGCTGTTAGTTGGAATGGCTATCTATAACGACAAGTCTATGGCTGATATCGTAAATATGCTCGACATTGTTGACCGTTCGGGTAAGCCGTTTGTTGCTCCAAGCGCACTAACACAGCGCAGAAAAAGTCTCGGTGAATCTGCCGCTAAAGCTCTTTTTGAGTGTACTCAAAGCCATTGGTTCGCACACGCTAACCTTCCAAATTGGAATGGGCTTACGTTGTTAGGTGTCGACGGGGTCTTGTGGCGCACTGAAGACACGGAAGATAACGCTAGCGCTTTTGCCAAGCCCACCAATCGAGACGGTATAGAAACGCAGTATCCACAGGTTCGCATGGTATGTCAGATGGAATTAAGCAGTCATTTAATCACAGGCAGTGCCTTTGACTGTTATAGCGTCAATGAAATGAAGTTAGCAGAACAACTCATAGAAACAACGCCTGATAATAGCTTAACGCTCTTCGATAAAGGCTTTTACTCTCTTGGTTTACTGGATGCATGGAGCTCACAGGGGCTCAATCGACATTGGCTTATCCCGATGAAGAAAGGTCTAAATTATGAGGTCGTTCAGTCTCTTGGCCGACAAGACAAACTAATAAAGCTGAAGAGCAATCCGCAAGCGCGTAAGAAATGGCCGAAGTTAGGACAAGAGGTTGTTGTACGTTTAATCACGAGAGTCAAAGACGGCAAGCAATACGATGTTCTCACTTCAATGCTTGACCCTATGCTTTATCCAAAAGCAGATATTGTAGGTTTATATGGGTATCGTTGGGAAATTGAACTCGGCTACAGGGAGCAAAAACAATATATGCTAGGGAATCGCCTTACGCTGCGCAGCCGACTCCCAGAGCTCGTTAAACAAGAACTCTGGGGGATATTACTGACATACAACTTAGTCAGGTATCAAATGGTTCAGATGTGTAACACATTGAATGGCGACTACTTACCATACCAACTTAGCTTCAATGGAGCATTAGCTCACATCATGCGCCTGATAGTGGGGCTTCCATACTCGTCACCAGGAGCAATACCGAGGCAACTCCAAAACTTCTACTCAATGAGCGAGAGCCTAATACTTGAGCCTAGGCGGGAAAGATCCTTCCCAAGGGTAGTGAAGAAAAAGCCAAGCCGATACCCGAGAAAAAACAATGCCGCTCACCTTAAGTGA
- a CDS encoding flagellin — MAVNVNTNVSAMTAQRYLNNANQAQQASMERLSSGHKINSAKDDAAGLQISNRLNVQSRGLDVAVRNANDGISIAQTAEGAMNETTNILQRMRDLSLQSANGSNSKAERVAIQEEVTALNDELNRIAETTSFGGNKLLNGTHGTKSFQIGADNGEAVMLSLRDMRSDNAQMGGTSYQAANAKDKDWSVAAGANDLTIDLTDSFGDSQTITINAKEGDDIEQLATYINGQTDMVKASVDQDGKLQVFAGNNKVDGTVAFSGGLASDLDMQAGQAVTVDTIDVTSVGGAQESVAILDSALKYVDSHRAELGAFQNRFNHAINNLDNINENVNASKSRIKDTDFAKETTAMTKNQILSQASSSILAQAKQAPNAALSLLG; from the coding sequence ATGGCAGTGAATGTAAATACAAACGTATCAGCGATGACAGCGCAGCGTTACCTAAATAACGCAAACCAAGCTCAACAAGCTTCAATGGAGCGTTTGTCTTCTGGCCACAAAATCAACAGTGCTAAAGATGACGCAGCGGGTCTACAAATCTCTAACCGTTTGAACGTACAAAGCCGTGGTCTTGATGTTGCTGTACGTAACGCTAACGATGGTATCTCTATCGCACAAACTGCTGAAGGTGCGATGAACGAGACCACTAACATCCTGCAACGTATGCGTGATCTATCACTTCAATCGGCAAACGGCTCTAACTCAAAAGCTGAGCGTGTTGCGATTCAAGAAGAAGTGACGGCACTGAACGACGAACTAAACCGTATTGCAGAAACCACGTCTTTTGGTGGTAACAAGCTACTTAACGGCACACACGGTACTAAGTCATTCCAAATCGGTGCTGACAACGGTGAAGCGGTGATGCTGAGCCTACGTGACATGCGCTCTGACAACGCACAAATGGGCGGCACTAGCTACCAAGCTGCGAACGCGAAAGACAAAGACTGGAGCGTAGCGGCAGGTGCTAACGACCTAACGATTGACCTAACAGACAGCTTTGGCGACTCACAAACTATCACCATCAATGCGAAAGAGGGTGATGATATTGAGCAGCTAGCGACGTACATCAACGGTCAAACTGACATGGTAAAAGCGTCTGTAGACCAAGACGGTAAGCTACAAGTATTTGCTGGTAACAACAAAGTTGACGGCACTGTGGCTTTCTCTGGCGGCCTAGCAAGTGACCTAGACATGCAAGCAGGTCAAGCGGTAACGGTTGATACGATTGACGTAACATCTGTTGGTGGCGCTCAAGAATCAGTTGCTATCCTAGACTCAGCACTAAAATACGTGGACAGCCACCGTGCAGAGCTTGGTGCATTCCAAAACCGTTTCAACCACGCAATCAACAACTTGGATAACATCAACGAGAACGTGAACGCGTCGAAGAGCCGTATCAAAGATACTGACTTCGCGAAAGAAACGACGGCGATGACTAAGAACCAAATCCTATCGCAAGCATCAAGCTCAATCTTGGCGCAAGCGAAACAGGCGCCAAACGCGGCACTAAGCCTACTGGGTTAA
- a CDS encoding flagellin, which yields MAITVSTNVSAMTAQRYLNKSSNDLNTSMERLSSGHKINSAKDDAAGLQISNRLTAQSRGLDVAMRNANDGISIAQTAEGAMNESTNILQRMRDLAIQSSNGTNSPSERQAINEESMALQAELNRIAETTSFGGRRLLNGSFGDASFQIGANSGEAMIMGLTSIRADDFRMGGTTFTAANAKDSSWSVDPNAADLKFEFTTKAGEAVTVDIAAKTGDDIEQLATYINGQSDLVNASVGDNGELQIFIAEPDLEGDVTISGGLATDLDLTNTGVQTTVQDIDMTTVAGSQNAISVLDSALKYVDAQRADLGAKQNRLSHSINNLANIQENVEASNSRIKDTDFAKETTAMTKNQILQQAGTSILAQAKQLPNSAMSLLQ from the coding sequence ATGGCAATTACAGTAAGTACTAACGTTTCTGCGATGACCGCACAGCGTTATCTCAATAAGTCCTCGAATGACTTAAATACGTCGATGGAACGTTTGTCATCAGGCCATAAAATTAACAGTGCCAAAGACGATGCAGCAGGTTTGCAAATTTCTAATCGCCTAACCGCGCAGTCTCGTGGTTTGGATGTGGCAATGCGAAACGCTAACGACGGTATCTCGATTGCACAAACCGCAGAAGGGGCGATGAATGAGTCGACCAATATCCTGCAGCGTATGCGTGATCTGGCGATTCAATCGTCAAATGGCACTAACTCGCCATCAGAGCGTCAAGCTATTAATGAAGAGTCGATGGCATTGCAAGCGGAATTAAACCGTATTGCAGAGACCACATCGTTTGGTGGCCGTCGCTTGCTTAACGGCTCGTTTGGTGATGCCTCATTCCAAATCGGTGCCAACTCTGGTGAAGCGATGATCATGGGGCTGACCAGCATCCGCGCTGATGATTTCCGTATGGGCGGTACCACGTTTACTGCAGCAAATGCGAAAGATTCAAGCTGGTCGGTAGACCCTAACGCTGCCGACTTAAAATTCGAGTTCACCACAAAAGCAGGTGAAGCGGTAACGGTAGACATTGCTGCGAAAACGGGCGATGACATCGAGCAACTAGCGACTTACATCAATGGTCAATCTGACTTGGTGAATGCATCGGTTGGTGATAACGGTGAGCTGCAAATCTTTATTGCTGAGCCGGACCTAGAGGGAGATGTAACTATCTCTGGTGGTCTTGCGACAGATTTAGATCTGACCAACACTGGGGTGCAAACCACAGTACAAGATATCGATATGACCACGGTAGCGGGCTCACAAAACGCTATCTCGGTACTCGATTCAGCCCTCAAGTATGTCGACGCGCAGCGTGCAGACCTAGGTGCCAAGCAAAACCGTCTGAGCCACAGTATTAATAACTTGGCGAACATCCAAGAAAACGTTGAAGCGTCGAACAGCCGCATCAAGGATACGGATTTCGCTAAAGAGACCACCGCTATGACTAAGAACCAGATCCTGCAACAAGCAGGTACCTCGATTCTTGCTCAAGCGAAACAGTTGCCTAACTCTGCGATGTCACTACTACAATAG
- the flgL gene encoding flagellar hook-associated protein FlgL, protein MMNRISSFHNYQTVQNDLRRQENKIHHNQAQLASGKQLQKPADDPLAVHYLQKVGQQSRQLEQYNDAIVLTRNRLENQEVMIRETEQFSDKAKRLTMESINGALSAQDREAKAREIEELARNFIALANSQDESGNYVFAGTKPKFQPFLRDNNGDVRYVGDDYQRKMRISNSMEIITSDPGSKLFMEIENPFGDYQPDYSLTNKSELLLNRAENEDSRDDGTYKVTFVDMGQNNFAYQLERNGKVVQVEDYEPTTGIVYKDLTVTVKGQISAGDSIELTPKKQFSVLDTFNQTIKWLDNDVSDASATAKLHQFTEEFHQAFLHLTKARTDIGARLNTLDIQESQNEDYKLALARSKSHFEDLDYSKAVIEFEENTRALQASQQAFGKTKDLTLFNYL, encoded by the coding sequence ATGATGAATCGCATTTCTAGTTTTCATAACTATCAAACTGTTCAGAATGACCTGCGTCGTCAGGAAAACAAAATTCACCATAACCAAGCGCAACTTGCGTCGGGCAAACAGCTACAGAAGCCAGCGGACGATCCGCTCGCGGTTCACTATTTGCAAAAAGTGGGTCAGCAGTCTAGGCAGTTGGAGCAGTATAACGATGCCATCGTGCTGACGAGAAATAGACTGGAGAATCAAGAAGTCATGATCAGAGAAACGGAACAGTTCTCTGATAAAGCAAAGCGATTGACCATGGAGTCGATCAATGGTGCCTTATCTGCCCAAGATAGAGAGGCCAAAGCGCGTGAAATAGAAGAGCTTGCGAGGAACTTCATTGCCTTGGCGAACAGCCAAGATGAATCGGGAAACTACGTGTTCGCGGGCACCAAGCCGAAATTCCAGCCATTTCTTCGCGATAACAACGGTGATGTTCGCTATGTAGGAGATGACTATCAGCGAAAAATGCGTATCTCTAACAGTATGGAGATCATCACCAGCGACCCAGGTAGTAAGTTGTTTATGGAAATAGAGAACCCATTCGGTGACTATCAGCCAGACTACTCGCTAACCAATAAATCAGAGCTCCTTCTCAATCGAGCTGAGAACGAAGACTCCAGAGACGACGGTACATATAAGGTGACCTTTGTTGACATGGGGCAGAATAACTTTGCGTATCAGTTGGAGCGTAATGGAAAGGTTGTTCAAGTCGAAGACTATGAGCCGACCACTGGCATTGTCTACAAAGATCTCACTGTTACAGTTAAGGGACAGATCAGTGCTGGCGACAGTATTGAACTCACACCAAAAAAACAATTTAGTGTGCTTGATACGTTTAATCAAACGATTAAGTGGTTAGACAACGATGTTTCCGATGCGTCGGCAACCGCTAAGCTGCACCAGTTTACGGAAGAATTCCATCAAGCGTTCTTGCATTTGACAAAAGCCAGAACGGATATCGGTGCAAGGTTGAATACGCTGGACATACAAGAATCACAAAATGAAGACTACAAGCTCGCTTTAGCAAGATCGAAAAGCCACTTTGAGGATCTTGATTACTCCAAAGCGGTGATTGAATTTGAAGAAAATACGAGAGCGCTGCAAGCATCACAGCAAGCGTTTGGTAAGACCAAAGATTTGACTTTGTTTAACTATCTATAA
- the flgK gene encoding flagellar hook-associated protein FlgK: MASDLLNLGTQSVLTAQRQLTTTGHNISNANTEGYSRQSVVQGTSDPRQFGGQTYGMGVHVENVRRSWDQFAVKELNMATTQMNFRNESLSNIDLLSSMLSSVASKKIPENLNDWFDSVKTLADTPNDVGARKVVLEKSELIRQTMNNFHESIRQQADTANKKLDMSIERVNQLALEIRDVHRLMTKMPGPHIDLMDKHEMLVKELSEYTKVTVTPRAESEGFNVHIGNGHTLVSGTEASQLKMIDGHPDVHQRRLAMIEGKGIKAIKPDDIGGKIEGMLNFRDKDVPYLMDELGRLSTVFSHQVNKLQRQGIDLNGRIGRDIFVDPNSDRIAKSRVVTSKDSEADIAVYIANTEQLKGGEYAVRYDGNNYIVTKPTGETVQVEEKDSGFYLDGFFVAINEEPETGERFLIRPTRHGAAQLEMQTTDPSRITAQSFEASTTQALGTASFKLLAAGELREFEVIVSPTGEEFAVTDTKGNVVLEPQCYPPEEPVTVMGTTFELSAGALPNDKFTANLTVSVGDNGNLRKMLNIQTDKSVNGGDSTIVDIYHNLNTDVGLQASTAARLQEVANLEHESAKSRVASISGVNLDEEAANMMKFQQAYMASSRVMQAANETFDTILALR; the protein is encoded by the coding sequence ATGGCGTCAGATCTTCTGAACTTAGGTACACAAAGTGTACTCACAGCTCAGAGACAGTTAACTACGACTGGTCATAACATTTCTAATGCAAATACAGAAGGTTACAGCCGTCAATCTGTGGTTCAGGGTACCAGTGATCCTAGGCAGTTTGGTGGGCAAACCTACGGTATGGGTGTGCATGTGGAAAATGTTCGCCGCTCTTGGGATCAGTTTGCCGTCAAAGAGCTCAATATGGCCACTACTCAGATGAATTTCCGCAATGAAAGCTTGTCGAACATCGACTTGTTGTCGAGCATGCTGTCATCGGTGGCGTCGAAAAAAATCCCTGAAAACCTTAATGATTGGTTTGACTCAGTTAAAACGCTCGCTGATACGCCGAATGATGTAGGTGCACGAAAGGTGGTGCTGGAGAAATCTGAGCTGATACGTCAAACCATGAATAACTTCCACGAGTCTATTCGACAGCAAGCAGATACGGCAAATAAGAAGCTCGATATGAGTATTGAGCGCGTCAATCAGCTGGCATTAGAAATCAGAGATGTTCATCGGTTGATGACCAAAATGCCAGGACCACATATTGACCTCATGGATAAGCATGAGATGTTAGTCAAGGAGCTGTCAGAATATACCAAGGTGACAGTGACCCCAAGAGCTGAGTCAGAAGGATTTAACGTCCACATTGGTAATGGTCATACCCTCGTTTCTGGAACTGAGGCCAGTCAGTTGAAGATGATCGACGGTCACCCCGACGTTCACCAACGGCGCTTGGCGATGATAGAAGGTAAAGGTATTAAAGCCATCAAGCCCGATGATATTGGCGGAAAAATTGAAGGGATGCTGAACTTTAGGGACAAAGATGTACCTTATTTGATGGACGAGTTGGGAAGATTGTCGACGGTATTTTCTCATCAAGTGAATAAGCTACAAAGGCAAGGTATTGATCTGAATGGTCGTATCGGTCGGGATATCTTCGTTGATCCTAACAGTGACCGCATTGCCAAATCTCGAGTTGTGACTTCAAAAGACTCTGAAGCTGATATTGCTGTGTATATTGCTAACACAGAACAGTTGAAGGGGGGGGAATATGCGGTTCGTTATGACGGTAACAACTATATCGTAACCAAACCAACGGGCGAAACAGTGCAGGTTGAAGAGAAGGATTCAGGTTTTTATCTAGACGGCTTTTTCGTGGCGATCAATGAGGAACCAGAGACTGGCGAACGATTTCTAATTCGGCCGACTCGTCATGGTGCTGCACAACTCGAGATGCAAACCACCGATCCAAGTCGAATTACCGCTCAGAGCTTTGAAGCTTCGACAACTCAGGCCCTAGGTACGGCGAGTTTTAAACTTCTTGCGGCGGGTGAGTTACGTGAGTTTGAAGTGATCGTTTCACCAACGGGTGAGGAATTCGCAGTCACGGATACAAAAGGCAATGTCGTTCTTGAACCTCAGTGCTATCCCCCTGAGGAGCCTGTCACCGTGATGGGGACGACCTTTGAACTGTCCGCCGGTGCTTTGCCGAATGATAAGTTTACCGCTAACCTGACCGTTTCGGTGGGTGATAACGGGAACTTGCGCAAGATGCTTAACATTCAAACCGATAAGTCCGTCAATGGTGGCGACTCTACAATCGTTGATATCTACCATAACTTGAATACTGATGTCGGTTTACAGGCCTCTACAGCGGCGAGATTACAAGAGGTCGCTAACCTTGAGCACGAATCTGCTAAAAGTCGGGTTGCGTCCATCTCTGGGGTCAATCTCGATGAAGAAGCGGCCAATATGATGAAGTTTCAGCAGGCGTATATGGCCTCATCTCGCGTGATGCAGGCGGCCAATGAAACCTTCGATACCATTTTGGCATTGCGATAG